In Poecilia reticulata strain Guanapo linkage group LG17, Guppy_female_1.0+MT, whole genome shotgun sequence, the following proteins share a genomic window:
- the LOC103479741 gene encoding activin receptor type-2B, protein MSFSWLTCSLLLGTLCAGYSLGEVETRECVYYNDNWRTERTNQSGFERCEGEKDKRLHCYASWLNSSGTIKLVKKGCWLDDFNCYDRQECVSMEENPQVFFCCCEGNYCNERFTHLPDLIGSRSRVKIRPPPRMPSMLNVLVYSLLPLCVLSLALVLALWMYRHRKPPYGHVDLSEDPGLVPPSPLVGLKPLQLLEIKARGRFGCVWKAQLMNEYVAVKIFPVQDKQSWQNERDIFLTPGMRHENILRYIAAEKHGTNLETELWLISEFHERGSLTDHLKGNTVTWTELCHIAETMARGLAYLHEDIPSYKGEGPKPTIAHRDFKSKNVLLRDDLTAVIGDFGLAVRFEPGKPPGDTHGQVGTRRYMAPEVLEGAINFQRDSFLRIDMYAMGLVLWELVSRCSETDGTVGEYMLPFEDEIGQHPSLEDLQDVVVHKKMRPAIKDCWLKHPGLSQMCETIEECWDHDAEARLSAGCVEERISQIARTIGSTTSDSPASIVTSLINEDLPPKESST, encoded by the exons ATGTCTTTTTCATGGCTGACTTGCTCACTTCTTCTGGGAACTTTGTGCGCAG GGTACAGTCTGGGAGAGGTGGAGACCCGAGAATGTGTGTACTACAACGATAACTGGCGAACAGAGCGGACCAACCAGAGTGGATTTGAGCGCTGCGAGGGGGAAAAGGACAAGCGGCTGCACTGCTACGCCTCCTGGCTCAACTCCTCAGGGACCATCAAGCTGGTGAAGAAAGGCTGCTGGCTGGATGACTTCAACTGCTATGATAG GCAAGAGTGTGTCTCTATGGAGGAAAACCCTCAGGtgttcttctgctgctgtgaagGAAACTACTGCAATGAGCGATTCACTCACCTTCCTGACTTGATTGGCAGCCGGAGCCGAG TGAAAATTCGGCCTCCACCCCGCATGCCATCAATGCTCAACGTGTTGGTGTACTCTCTGCTGCCACTGTGCGTCCTGTCCTTGGCCCTGGTTCTGGCGCTGTGGATGTACCGCCACCGCAAGCCTCCTTACGGCCACGTAGATCTGAGCGAG GATCCTGGACTGGTCCCCCCGTCCCCTTTGGTGGGTCTGAAACCACTGCAGTTGCTGGAAATCAAAGCCAGGGGGCGCTTTGGTTGTGTTTGGAAAGCACAGCTAATGAACGAATATGTTGCCGTAAAAATCTTCCCAGTTCAG GATAAGCAGTCGTGGCAGAACGAGCGGGACATCTTCTTGACTCCGGGGATGcgacatgaaaacattttgcgTTACATCGCCGCAGAGAAGCACGGAACCAATCTGGAGACGGAACTGTGGCTTATTTCAGAGTTTCATGAGAGG GGCTCATTGACGGACCACCTGAAGGGCAACACTGTGACCTGGACTGAGCTGTGTCACATAGCAGAGACCATGGCCCGTGGCTTGGCCTACCTTCATGAAGACATTCCCAGCTACAAGGGGGAGGGGCCCAAACCTACTATTGCACATAg GGACTTCAAGAGTAAGAATGTGCTACTGCGAGATGATTTAACTGCAGTCATTGGGGACTTTGGGCTTGCTGTGCGATTCGAACCAGGAAAGCCTCCTGGAGATACTCATGGCCAG GTCGGTACGAGGCGTTACATGGCTCCGGAGGTGCTGGAGGGAGCCATTAACTTTCAGCGGGACTCCTTCCTGAGGATTGACATGTACGCAATGGGATTGGTGCTTTGGGAGCTGGTGTCCCGCTGCTCAGAGACAGACG GTACAGTTGGCGAGTACATGCTGCCGTTTGAGGATGAAATAGGTCAGCATCCTTCCCTGGAGGACCTCCAGGATGTGGTCGTGCACAAAAAGATGCGTCCAGCCATCAAGGACTGCTGGCTCAAACATCCG GGCTTGAGTCAGATGTGCGAGACCATCGAGGAATGCTGGGACCACGACGCTGAGGCCCGACTGTCAGCCGGCTGCGTGGAGGAGCGCATCAGCCAGATCGCCAGGACGATAGGCAGCACTACCTCAGACAGCCCCGCCTCCATTGTGACGTCTCTCATCAACGAGGACCTACCTCCCAAAGAGTCCAGTACCTAA